A section of the Streptomyces sp. NBC_00178 genome encodes:
- a CDS encoding FAD-binding oxidoreductase: MDALLERLRAGLPADALITDPDVTASYAHDMASFCEAGSPAVVVLPRTVEEVQHVMRTATALRVPVVPQGARTGLSGAANASDGCIVLSLIRMDRILEISPVDRIAVVEPGVVNAKLSRAVNEHGLYYPPDPSSWEMCTIGGNIGTASGGLCCVKYGVTAEYVLGLEVVLADGRLLNTGRRTAKGVAGYDLTRLFVGSEGSLGIVVKAVLALRPQPPQQLVLAAEFPSAAAACDAVCRIMERGHTPSLLELMDRTTVRAVNAMASMGLPESTEALLLCAFDTPDPAADLAAVGELCTAAGATEVVPADDAAESELLLQARRLSLPALETVKSATMIDDVCVPRSRLGAMIEGTAAIAEKFGLTIGVCAHAGDGNTHPVVCFDHTDADESRRARESFDEIMALGLELGGTITGEHGVGVLKKEWLARELGEVGVEVQRGIKAAFDPLDLLNPGKLF; this comes from the coding sequence ATGGACGCTCTCCTCGAACGACTGCGCGCGGGTCTCCCGGCCGACGCACTGATCACGGACCCGGACGTCACCGCCTCGTACGCCCACGACATGGCGAGCTTCTGCGAGGCGGGCAGCCCCGCCGTCGTGGTGCTGCCGCGCACGGTCGAGGAGGTCCAGCACGTCATGCGGACCGCGACCGCGCTCAGGGTCCCCGTGGTGCCGCAGGGTGCGCGGACGGGCCTGTCGGGCGCGGCCAACGCCTCGGACGGCTGCATCGTGCTGTCGCTGATCAGGATGGACCGGATCCTGGAGATCAGCCCGGTCGACCGGATCGCCGTGGTCGAACCCGGCGTCGTCAACGCGAAGCTGTCCCGGGCCGTCAACGAGCACGGGCTGTACTACCCCCCGGACCCGTCGAGCTGGGAGATGTGCACCATCGGCGGCAACATCGGCACCGCGTCCGGCGGGCTGTGCTGCGTGAAGTACGGCGTCACCGCCGAATACGTCCTCGGCCTGGAGGTCGTCCTGGCCGACGGGCGGCTGCTGAACACCGGCCGCCGCACCGCGAAGGGCGTCGCGGGGTACGACCTCACCCGGCTGTTCGTCGGCTCGGAAGGCAGCCTCGGCATCGTTGTCAAGGCCGTCCTCGCGCTCCGTCCCCAGCCGCCGCAGCAACTGGTGCTGGCCGCCGAGTTCCCCTCCGCGGCGGCCGCCTGCGACGCCGTGTGCCGGATCATGGAGCGGGGACACACCCCGTCACTCCTCGAACTGATGGACCGTACGACCGTGCGTGCCGTCAACGCGATGGCCTCCATGGGACTCCCGGAGTCGACCGAGGCGCTGCTGCTCTGCGCCTTCGACACGCCCGATCCGGCCGCCGACCTCGCCGCCGTCGGCGAGCTCTGCACGGCGGCCGGTGCCACGGAGGTCGTACCCGCCGATGACGCCGCCGAGTCCGAACTCCTGCTCCAGGCACGCCGGCTCTCGCTGCCCGCTCTGGAGACGGTCAAGTCCGCCACGATGATCGACGACGTCTGCGTGCCGCGCTCCAGGCTGGGGGCGATGATCGAGGGCACGGCCGCCATCGCGGAGAAGTTCGGCCTCACCATCGGCGTCTGTGCCCACGCGGGCGACGGCAACACCCACCCCGTCGTGTGCTTCGACCACACCGACGCCGACGAGTCCCGCAGGGCCCGTGAGTCCTTCGACGAGATCATGGCGCTGGGCCTCGAACTCGGCGGGACCATCACCGGGGAGCACGGCGTGGGCGTGCTCAAGAAGGAGTGGCTCGCCCGTGAGCTGGGCGAGGTGGGCGTCGAGGTGCAGCGCGGGATCAAGGCGGCCTTCGACCCGCTGGACCTGCTCAACCCCGGCAAGCTGTTCTGA
- a CDS encoding tetratricopeptide repeat protein: MDAMPQQNQEPPASTLPPQGATSLPPPPASMRTTLRRAAFGAVAGAVLVAGAVIAVPDGSDEAAPPLPGPVARAETAAAAGSPASLSDLTALIGDRQKWVETHPSDAPSWAVLGTAYAEWGRRSADAAYFTRAEQALQRSLAAQPGERGNTAAWVGLGALANARHDHLAAKKWGETVRARSPRTWTAYPVLIDAYNGLGEYAAAARATEKFASLRKGAPALARTAQMYRNQGWREDALATAQEAADRATAPAGKAAALHLLGDLAAERGEPAEALAQYDAALRTDPGHLASRAGRARALVALDRTDEATADYRTVTTKLPRPEYVLELGELYESLELDGDARTQYARLRTLLAQAKSAGVDESLTEARFEADHGDPEAAVELMRTAWASQRRSAEIADTLAWSLHRAGRSEEAMQYADQAVETGVRDASFAYHLGAIEAALGQDGPARGHLEEALRTDPDFSPLAAPLAREALESLGDPDAGGPADMRPPPEPEPAPSASAPAKPEPTPDPAPESGSASGSGSGQKPEPTRSASPSPRAAKPSASASA; encoded by the coding sequence ATGGATGCCATGCCGCAGCAGAACCAGGAGCCGCCCGCCTCCACCCTGCCGCCCCAGGGTGCGACGTCCCTCCCTCCGCCTCCCGCGTCGATGCGCACCACGCTGCGCCGTGCGGCCTTCGGCGCGGTGGCCGGTGCCGTCCTCGTGGCCGGGGCGGTGATCGCCGTACCCGACGGCTCGGACGAGGCCGCGCCCCCCTTGCCCGGGCCGGTCGCTCGGGCCGAGACCGCGGCGGCGGCTGGGTCCCCCGCATCCCTGTCCGATCTGACGGCGCTCATCGGCGACCGGCAGAAGTGGGTGGAGACGCACCCCTCCGACGCACCGTCATGGGCGGTGCTCGGTACGGCCTACGCGGAGTGGGGACGGCGGTCCGCCGACGCGGCGTACTTCACCCGGGCCGAACAGGCGCTGCAGCGCTCGCTGGCCGCGCAGCCCGGCGAACGCGGGAACACGGCGGCCTGGGTCGGGCTCGGGGCGCTGGCCAACGCCCGGCACGACCACCTCGCGGCGAAGAAGTGGGGCGAGACGGTGCGGGCGCGGTCGCCGAGGACCTGGACGGCGTACCCGGTCCTGATCGACGCCTACAACGGCCTCGGCGAGTACGCGGCGGCCGCCAGGGCGACGGAGAAGTTCGCGTCCCTGCGCAAGGGCGCCCCGGCGCTGGCCAGGACGGCCCAGATGTACCGCAACCAGGGCTGGCGCGAGGACGCCCTGGCGACCGCCCAGGAGGCGGCCGACCGGGCCACCGCGCCCGCCGGGAAGGCGGCGGCGCTCCACCTGCTCGGCGACCTGGCCGCGGAGCGCGGTGAACCGGCCGAGGCCCTCGCGCAGTACGACGCCGCGCTGCGCACGGACCCCGGCCACCTGGCGTCCCGGGCGGGCCGGGCCCGCGCACTGGTGGCGCTGGACCGCACGGACGAGGCGACGGCGGACTACCGGACGGTGACGACGAAGCTGCCCCGCCCCGAGTACGTGCTCGAACTGGGCGAGCTGTACGAGTCGCTGGAACTGGACGGCGACGCCCGCACCCAGTACGCCAGGCTCCGCACGCTCCTCGCCCAGGCCAAGTCCGCCGGGGTCGACGAGTCGCTGACGGAGGCACGCTTCGAGGCCGACCACGGCGACCCCGAGGCGGCGGTGGAGCTGATGCGCACCGCGTGGGCGTCGCAGCGCCGCAGCGCCGAGATCGCGGACACGCTGGCCTGGTCGCTGCACCGCGCGGGGCGGTCGGAGGAGGCGATGCAGTACGCCGACCAGGCCGTGGAGACGGGCGTGCGGGACGCCTCGTTCGCCTACCACCTGGGCGCGATCGAGGCCGCACTCGGTCAGGACGGCCCGGCCCGCGGCCATCTGGAGGAGGCCCTGCGGACCGACCCGGACTTCTCGCCGCTGGCGGCCCCGCTGGCCAGGGAGGCGCTGGAGTCCCTGGGCGATCCGGACGCCGGCGGCCCGGCGGACATGCGGCCGCCGCCCGAGCCGGAGCCCGCCCCGTCGGCCTCCGCCCCGGCGAAGCCGGAACCCACGCCCGACCCCGCACCGGAGTCCGGCTCCGCGTCCGGGTCCGGGTCCGGGCAGAAGCCCGAGCCGACGCGGTCGGCGTCCCCGTCCCCGCGTGCGGCGAAGCCGAGCGCTTCGGCGAGCGCCTGA
- the hppD gene encoding 4-hydroxyphenylpyruvate dioxygenase, with the protein MTETLHTTPDTARQADPFPVKGMDAVVFAVGNAKQAAHYYSTAFGMKLVAYSGPENGSRETASYVLTNGSARFVLTSVVKASTEWGTFLADHVHAHGDGVVDLAIEVPDARKAYAYAVEHGATGLTEPYEVKDEHGTVVLAAIATYGKTRHTLVERSGYDGPYLPGYVAAEPIVEPAGKRTFQAIDHCVGNVELGRMNEWVTFYNKVMGFTNMKEFVGDDIATEYSALMSKVVADGTLKVKFPINEPAIAKKKSQIDEYLEFYGGAGVQHIALATNDIVASVRAMRAAGVQFLDTPDSYYDTLGEWAGETRVPVETLRELKILVDRDEDGYLLQIFTKPVQDRPTVFFEMIERHGSMGFGKGNFKALFEAIEREQEKRGNL; encoded by the coding sequence ATGACTGAGACTCTGCACACCACCCCCGACACCGCCCGGCAGGCCGATCCCTTCCCGGTGAAGGGAATGGACGCGGTGGTCTTCGCCGTGGGCAATGCCAAGCAGGCCGCGCACTACTACTCGACCGCCTTCGGCATGAAGCTCGTCGCCTACTCCGGACCGGAGAACGGCAGCCGCGAGACCGCGAGTTACGTCCTGACCAACGGCTCCGCGCGCTTCGTCCTCACCTCCGTCGTCAAGGCGTCCACGGAGTGGGGCACCTTCCTCGCCGACCACGTGCACGCCCACGGCGACGGCGTGGTCGACCTCGCCATCGAGGTCCCCGACGCCCGCAAGGCGTACGCCTACGCCGTCGAGCACGGCGCGACCGGCCTCACGGAGCCGTACGAGGTCAAGGACGAGCACGGCACCGTCGTGCTGGCCGCCATCGCCACGTACGGCAAGACCCGCCACACGCTCGTGGAGCGTTCGGGCTACGACGGTCCCTACCTCCCCGGCTACGTCGCGGCGGAGCCGATCGTGGAGCCGGCCGGCAAGCGGACCTTCCAGGCCATCGACCACTGCGTCGGCAACGTCGAGCTCGGCCGGATGAACGAGTGGGTGACCTTCTACAACAAGGTCATGGGCTTCACCAACATGAAGGAGTTCGTGGGCGACGACATCGCCACCGAGTACTCCGCGCTGATGTCGAAGGTCGTCGCCGACGGCACGCTCAAGGTGAAGTTCCCCATCAACGAGCCGGCGATCGCGAAGAAGAAGTCGCAGATCGACGAGTACCTCGAGTTCTACGGCGGCGCGGGCGTCCAGCACATCGCCCTCGCCACGAACGACATCGTCGCGTCCGTGCGGGCCATGCGGGCGGCGGGCGTGCAGTTCCTCGACACCCCGGACTCCTACTACGACACCCTGGGCGAGTGGGCGGGCGAGACCCGGGTCCCCGTGGAGACGCTGCGCGAGCTCAAGATCCTGGTCGACCGCGACGAGGACGGCTACCTGCTGCAGATCTTCACCAAGCCGGTCCAGGACCGGCCGACGGTCTTCTTCGAGATGATCGAGCGTCACGGCTCGATGGGCTTCGGCAAGGGCAACTTCAAGGCGCTGTTCGAGGCCATCGAGCGCGAGCAGGAGAAGCGCGGCAACCTCTAG